A region of Procambarus clarkii isolate CNS0578487 chromosome 22, FALCON_Pclarkii_2.0, whole genome shotgun sequence DNA encodes the following proteins:
- the LOC123748336 gene encoding golgin subfamily A member 6-like protein 22, with protein sequence MRNEDKKMRNEDKKMRNEDKKMRNEDKKMGNEDKKMRNEDKKMGNEDKKRGNEDKKMGNEDKKMRNEDKKMRNEDKKMRNEDKNMRNEDKKMRNDDKKMKNGDKKMGNEDKKMRNEDKKMRNEDKKMGNEDKKMRNDKKMKNEDKKMGNEDKKMRNEDKKMGNEDKKMRNEEKKMGNEDKKMGNEDKKMGNEDKKRGNEDKKMRNEDKKMGNEAKKMRNEDKKLGNEDKKMRNEDKKMGNEDKKMRNEDKKMGNEDKKMRNEDKKMRNEDKKMGNEDKKMGNEDKKMGNEDKKRGNEDKKMRNEDKKMGNEAKKMRNEDKKLGNEDKKMRNEDKKMGNEDKKMRNEDKKMGNEDKKMGNEDKKMRNEDKKMGNEDKKMGNEDMKI encoded by the coding sequence ATGAGAAATGAGGATAAGAAAATGAGAAATGAGGATAAGAAAATGAGAAATGAGGATAAGAAAATGAGAAATGAGGATAAGAAAATGGGAAATGAGGATAAGAAAATGAGAAATGAGGATAAGAAAATGGGAAATGAGGATAAGAAAAGGGGAAATGAGGATAAGAAAATGGGAAATGAGGATAAGAAAATGAGAAATGAGGATAAGAAAATGAGAAATGAGGATAAGAAAATGAGAAATGAGGATAAGAACATGAGAAATGAGGATAAGAAAATGAGAAATGATGATAAGAAAATGAAAAATGGGGATAAGAAAATGGGAAATGAGGATAAAAAAATGAGAAATGAGGATAAGAAAATGAGAAATGAGGATAAGAAAATGGGAAATGAGGATAAGAAAATGAGAAATGATaagaaaatgaaaaatgaggataAGAAAATGGGAAATGAGGATAAGAAAATGAGAAATGAGGATAAGAAAATGGGAAATGAGGATAAGAAAATGAGAAATGAGGAAAAGAAAATGGGAAATGAGGATAAGAAAATGGGAAATGAGGATAAGAAAATGGGAAATGAGGATAAGAAAAGGGGAAATGAGGATAAGAAAATGAGAAATGAGGATAAGAAAATGGGAAATGAGGCTAAGAAAATGAGAAATGAGGATAAGAAACTGGGAAATGAGGATAAGAAAATGAGAAATGAGGATAAGAAAATGGGAAATGAGGATAAGAAAATGAGAAATGAGGATAAGAAAATGGGAAATGAGGATAAGAAAATGAGAAATGAGGATAAGAAAATGAGAAATGAGGATAAGAAAATGGGAAATGAGGATAAGAAAATGGGAAATGAGGATAAGAAAATGGGAAATGAGGATAAGAAAAGGGGAAATGAGGATAAGAAAATGAGAAATGAGGATAAGAAAATGGGAAATGAGGCTAAGAAAATGAGAAATGAGGATAAGAAACTGGGCAATGAGGATAAGAAAATGAGAAATGAGGATAAGAAAATGGGAAATGAGGATAAGAAAATGAGAAATGAGGATAAGAAAATGGGAAATGAGGATAAGAAAATGGGAAATGAGGATAAGAAAATGAGAAATGAGGATAAGAAAATGGGAAATGAGGATAAGAAAATGGGAAATGAAGATATGAAAATATGA